A window of the Tessaracoccus sp. MC1865 genome harbors these coding sequences:
- a CDS encoding Gfo/Idh/MocA family protein has translation MNQPIRFGIFGAAGITPQALIAPAQANRDVELYAVAARDRGRAESFAAEHHIGHVHDSYEALLADPNVDAVYIPLPNSEHGKWTVAALDAGKHVLVEKPFASNADEAEEVARRAAGSDRVVMEGFHYRYHRLMAETLKLIADGAIGDLAEVEAHFDINLPDRSNIRYNQSLAGGATMDLGCYSLHFVRSVVGEEPEVVSAEARPSDDPRLDEALSAELTFPGGVTGRISSSLLEDEERQTCIITGTKGIIQVEGFVKPQNGNTLTLTNDAGVTTVEVPTQPTSYAAQLAVFVDAVRNGTPVLTGPDDSVAMMRAIDALYRAAGLEPRETTV, from the coding sequence ATGAATCAGCCCATCCGCTTCGGCATCTTCGGTGCCGCCGGCATCACGCCCCAGGCCCTGATCGCACCGGCCCAGGCGAATCGCGACGTCGAGTTGTACGCCGTCGCAGCCCGCGACCGGGGCCGGGCTGAGAGCTTCGCCGCCGAGCACCACATCGGGCACGTGCATGACTCGTACGAGGCGCTGCTGGCAGATCCCAACGTCGATGCGGTCTACATCCCGCTGCCCAACTCCGAGCACGGCAAGTGGACCGTGGCTGCGTTGGACGCCGGCAAGCACGTGCTGGTGGAGAAGCCGTTCGCGTCGAACGCGGACGAGGCGGAGGAGGTCGCACGCCGGGCCGCAGGCTCCGACCGCGTCGTCATGGAGGGCTTCCACTACCGCTACCACCGGCTCATGGCGGAGACGCTGAAGCTCATCGCCGACGGCGCCATCGGCGACCTCGCGGAGGTCGAGGCGCACTTCGACATCAATCTGCCGGACCGCAGCAACATCCGCTACAACCAGTCCCTCGCGGGCGGCGCCACGATGGATCTAGGCTGCTACAGCCTCCACTTCGTGCGCAGCGTGGTGGGCGAAGAGCCGGAGGTCGTCTCCGCGGAAGCCAGGCCGTCGGACGATCCGCGGCTCGACGAGGCGCTCAGCGCGGAACTGACGTTCCCGGGCGGCGTCACGGGCCGCATCTCCAGCTCGCTGCTGGAGGACGAGGAGCGCCAGACCTGCATCATCACCGGCACGAAGGGCATCATCCAGGTGGAGGGCTTCGTGAAACCCCAGAACGGCAACACCCTCACGCTGACCAACGACGCGGGAGTGACGACCGTGGAGGTGCCCACCCAGCCCACGAGCTACGCGGCCCAGCTGGCCGTGTTCGTCGACGCGGTCCGCAACGGCACCCCGGTGCTGACCGGCCCGGACGATTCGGTGGCCATGATGCGGGCCATCGACGCCCTGTACCGCGCCGCCGGCCTGGAGCCGCGGGAGACCACCGTCTAG
- a CDS encoding peptidoglycan-binding protein: MFTVPSARRFAVGVVAALSLLAAACAPEALAPQAGPAPTVANPGAGAVADEPVVLPDVTQTAEPVVVPARPSVVPSVPADEPAAEPTTAPSAEPQPSVEVPQPTAEPETSETPEVVPTVPPLLAPGDDSEQVRELQHRLLQLNWMSGKITSDYGDATRLAVEGFQVKRGLPGTGEVDQATWDRLVDMTRMPTADEMHNVLKPGPALLKTGSTGDQVKDLQARLKQLEWYSGLVDGQYGPKTAEAVTGFQAKREIPVTGEVDQRTLDRLASMTHKPTVDQLNNVVAAPVEAKLTLDDRCLQGRVICISKTQRKLAWVVDGEVKLSMDVRFGSELTPTREGTFSVGWKSRNHVSKLYGSKMPFALFFSGGQAVHYSSDFAARGYNGSSHGCVNVRDRAAVEALFDAAKEGDKVVVYVG, from the coding sequence ATGTTCACCGTGCCCAGTGCCCGGCGCTTCGCCGTCGGCGTCGTCGCCGCCCTCAGCCTTCTCGCCGCCGCGTGCGCGCCGGAAGCGCTCGCGCCCCAGGCCGGGCCGGCGCCCACCGTCGCCAATCCCGGAGCCGGCGCGGTCGCCGACGAGCCCGTGGTCCTGCCCGACGTGACCCAGACGGCCGAACCGGTCGTCGTCCCGGCGAGGCCGAGCGTCGTCCCGTCCGTGCCGGCCGATGAGCCGGCCGCTGAGCCGACCACCGCGCCGAGCGCCGAGCCCCAGCCGTCCGTCGAGGTCCCTCAGCCCACCGCCGAGCCTGAGACCTCAGAGACGCCGGAGGTGGTGCCGACGGTGCCGCCCCTGCTGGCGCCTGGAGACGACTCGGAACAGGTGCGGGAACTGCAGCACCGGCTCCTCCAGCTGAACTGGATGTCGGGGAAGATCACCAGCGACTACGGCGACGCGACGCGGCTCGCCGTGGAGGGCTTCCAGGTCAAGCGCGGCCTCCCCGGCACGGGAGAGGTCGACCAGGCGACATGGGATCGACTTGTCGATATGACGCGCATGCCCACCGCAGATGAGATGCACAACGTGCTGAAGCCGGGGCCGGCCCTCCTGAAGACAGGCAGCACCGGGGATCAGGTGAAAGACCTCCAGGCCCGCCTGAAGCAGCTCGAGTGGTACTCCGGCCTCGTCGACGGCCAGTACGGGCCCAAGACGGCCGAGGCCGTCACGGGCTTCCAGGCCAAGCGCGAGATCCCGGTGACCGGCGAGGTCGACCAGCGCACGCTGGACCGCCTGGCCTCGATGACGCACAAGCCCACCGTCGATCAGCTCAACAATGTGGTGGCCGCCCCCGTCGAGGCAAAGCTGACCCTGGACGACCGCTGCCTGCAGGGCCGGGTGATCTGCATCTCCAAGACGCAGCGCAAGCTCGCCTGGGTCGTCGACGGTGAGGTCAAGCTGTCGATGGACGTGCGGTTCGGCTCCGAACTGACGCCCACGCGCGAGGGCACGTTCTCCGTGGGCTGGAAGTCGCGCAACCACGTCAGCAAGCTCTACGGCTCGAAGATGCCGTTCGCGCTGTTCTTCAGCGGGGGACAGGCCGTCCACTACTCCAGCGACTTCGCCGCCCGCGGCTACAACGGCTCCTCCCACGGCTGCGTCAACGTGCGCGACAGGGCCGCGGTGGAGGCACTGTTCGACGCGGCCAAGGAGGGCGACAAGGTGGTCGTCTACGTCGGATAA
- a CDS encoding ComEC/Rec2 family competence protein, whose translation MTHDWRLAPLALATWGAAWLGSSGWRPEREAVIAAFVGLLLLAVVAARGRRAWTAMIIAAFTVTLLMSGVQSWQRHASPVAELAAEGAIGTVRLKLLAEAQPAEGVVIGHAELIWAEARRKRVESRVPVVILASGAVSQELLGLTAGATYEVRARLRAPEPDDAAGAVLSLREIGSEVTGPGIVDRAVNAMRQGLRDAVAHSPPRQAALVPSLVVGDTSAVDAAMRDEFQVTALTHLMAVSGANLTLMLSVVLAAVRGLGLRGWSVRVAALGGVVAFVLICGQEPSVYRAAVMGLVALAAIGVGAGRRTIRSLCVAVLILVWLDPWMARSIGFALSASACAGIVLLGPLFVAAISRWAPRWAAEALAVPLAAQLATQPIITALSDQVSVVGVLTNVLAGPFVGPTTVLGFAGALLCPLPWLAAGPGWLAGWCAQPILWLAEFGSALPTASWTWKGSALGVALVTLGSAALAVVLLRALRHRWGGVGFISLFVALALVRPVPLGWPGEWQAVFCDVGQGDATVLNASGGAAVVIDAGPEPSATVSCLESLRVEAVPLLILTHYHADHVGGAEALIARYRPSLVLVRSGPHPPWLEDIARETGTEVRSATPGEVLEVGDVTWRTASVWEPAGAAVAEAEGEGSAENDASVVGVGSSGSLRVLLAGDAEPAGQGVALRAAAQLGVDLEAHVLKLPHHGSSRQEPRFFAASGAALAVASAGEGNSYGHPSVGAMDLARSHGMEIVRTDTQGSIAVALGGEKLTIRTAGGAG comes from the coding sequence GTGACTCATGACTGGCGGCTGGCTCCACTGGCCCTGGCCACGTGGGGGGCGGCGTGGCTCGGCTCGTCCGGCTGGCGGCCCGAGCGGGAAGCAGTCATCGCGGCCTTCGTCGGTCTGCTTCTGCTGGCGGTGGTGGCCGCGCGCGGCCGTCGGGCCTGGACAGCGATGATCATCGCGGCCTTCACCGTGACCCTGCTGATGTCCGGGGTGCAGAGCTGGCAGCGGCACGCGTCGCCGGTTGCTGAGCTCGCTGCCGAAGGGGCGATCGGTACGGTGCGGTTGAAGCTGCTCGCCGAGGCGCAGCCGGCTGAGGGCGTCGTGATCGGCCACGCCGAACTGATCTGGGCGGAGGCGAGGCGGAAGCGGGTGGAGTCGAGGGTGCCCGTCGTCATCCTCGCGAGCGGTGCGGTGTCCCAGGAGTTGTTGGGGCTGACCGCTGGCGCCACGTACGAGGTGCGTGCCCGACTGCGTGCCCCGGAGCCGGACGACGCCGCCGGTGCGGTCCTCAGCTTGCGTGAGATCGGCTCCGAAGTGACCGGGCCCGGCATCGTCGACAGAGCCGTCAACGCCATGCGGCAGGGGTTGCGCGACGCCGTGGCGCACTCGCCGCCCCGCCAGGCCGCGCTGGTCCCGTCCCTGGTGGTGGGTGACACTTCGGCAGTGGACGCGGCGATGCGTGACGAGTTCCAGGTCACCGCTCTGACGCACCTCATGGCCGTCTCGGGCGCCAACCTCACCTTGATGCTCAGCGTGGTTCTCGCCGCGGTGCGCGGGCTGGGTCTGCGGGGGTGGAGCGTGCGGGTGGCTGCGCTCGGCGGAGTGGTGGCCTTCGTGTTGATCTGCGGCCAGGAGCCCTCGGTCTACCGCGCCGCGGTCATGGGGTTGGTGGCGTTGGCAGCGATCGGTGTGGGTGCGGGCCGGCGCACCATCCGCTCGCTCTGCGTGGCGGTGCTCATCCTGGTGTGGCTCGACCCATGGATGGCGCGTTCCATCGGCTTCGCCCTGTCCGCCTCCGCCTGCGCAGGCATCGTCCTGCTGGGGCCCCTCTTCGTCGCGGCCATCTCGCGGTGGGCTCCCCGATGGGCGGCGGAAGCGCTGGCGGTGCCCCTCGCAGCCCAACTCGCGACGCAGCCGATCATCACGGCGCTGAGCGACCAGGTCTCGGTCGTCGGGGTCCTCACCAACGTGCTGGCCGGACCCTTCGTCGGCCCCACCACCGTGCTCGGCTTCGCCGGCGCACTGCTGTGCCCACTCCCATGGCTGGCGGCCGGCCCCGGCTGGCTGGCCGGCTGGTGCGCGCAGCCCATCCTGTGGCTCGCGGAATTCGGCTCGGCTCTGCCCACCGCATCCTGGACGTGGAAGGGCTCGGCCCTGGGTGTCGCTCTGGTCACGCTCGGCTCCGCCGCACTCGCCGTGGTGCTGCTGCGGGCCCTCCGCCACCGATGGGGCGGCGTCGGCTTCATCAGCCTCTTCGTGGCGCTGGCCCTCGTGCGGCCGGTGCCGCTGGGTTGGCCGGGCGAATGGCAGGCGGTCTTCTGCGACGTGGGCCAGGGCGACGCCACGGTCCTCAACGCCAGCGGCGGCGCGGCCGTCGTGATCGATGCCGGGCCGGAACCGTCGGCCACGGTGAGCTGCCTGGAGTCGCTGCGGGTCGAGGCCGTACCCCTCCTGATCCTGACCCACTACCACGCGGACCATGTCGGGGGCGCGGAGGCGCTGATCGCCCGCTACCGGCCGTCGCTGGTTCTGGTCCGCTCTGGTCCCCACCCCCCGTGGCTGGAGGACATCGCGCGCGAAACCGGCACCGAGGTGCGCTCAGCGACGCCGGGCGAGGTGCTGGAGGTGGGTGACGTGACGTGGCGCACCGCGTCCGTGTGGGAACCCGCTGGGGCTGCCGTTGCGGAGGCCGAAGGGGAAGGTTCCGCGGAGAACGACGCCTCCGTCGTCGGGGTCGGCTCCAGCGGCTCCCTGCGGGTGCTACTCGCGGGGGATGCGGAGCCGGCCGGTCAGGGTGTGGCGCTGCGGGCAGCGGCACAACTCGGCGTGGACCTCGAGGCGCACGTGCTGAAGCTGCCGCATCACGGCTCCTCCCGCCAGGAGCCGCGCTTCTTCGCCGCTTCCGGTGCGGCGCTGGCGGTGGCGAGCGCCGGAGAGGGCAACTCCTACGGCCACCCGAGCGTCGGCGCCATGGACCTGGCCCGCTCCCACGGGATGGAGATCGTCCGAACTGACACCCAGGGCTCCATCGCCGTGGCGTTGGGGGGGGAGAAGTTGACGATCCGGACCGCGGGGGGAGCGGGATGA
- a CDS encoding DUF4192 domain-containing protein encodes MHTLPVLRGTTRADLLALPSFMFGFHPSDSVVLLGMQGKVVSFSSRLEAKWFRTHFDRVADQMLNVTSHIDGVRFILLGYSKDLDLAWASVMELADVLGAERVAEALVTDGSHYWSLTDDEGPVAYDFDASPVAAHAVYNGVSIYASREEAVAPVQAWEPPAQSEVDRALAEIAGLSEAEGLARLEALAEAETPLEDGDGLMLACLLDDEDRSAALTTRLNTSTAEVIWHNLLAARRVTPRFAQPTVVALLGIASWLSGHGAQATACIEQMATLNPTHPIGMLLASVHQHGIPPQRWDE; translated from the coding sequence ATGCACACGCTTCCTGTCCTCCGCGGCACCACCCGTGCCGACCTGCTGGCCCTCCCATCGTTCATGTTCGGATTCCACCCCTCTGACTCCGTCGTCCTGCTCGGGATGCAGGGGAAGGTGGTGAGCTTCTCCTCACGCCTCGAGGCGAAATGGTTCCGCACCCACTTCGACCGGGTGGCGGACCAGATGCTGAACGTCACCTCCCACATCGACGGCGTCAGGTTCATCCTGCTCGGCTATTCGAAGGATCTGGACCTGGCCTGGGCCTCGGTCATGGAACTGGCGGACGTCCTCGGCGCCGAGCGGGTGGCAGAGGCGCTGGTGACCGACGGCTCGCACTACTGGTCCCTCACAGACGACGAGGGGCCGGTGGCCTACGACTTCGACGCCAGCCCTGTGGCCGCTCACGCCGTCTACAACGGCGTGAGCATCTACGCCTCGCGGGAGGAGGCTGTGGCGCCGGTCCAGGCGTGGGAGCCGCCCGCTCAGAGCGAGGTCGACCGGGCCCTTGCCGAGATCGCCGGACTCTCCGAAGCCGAGGGCCTGGCCCGTCTCGAGGCGCTGGCCGAAGCCGAGACCCCGTTGGAGGACGGGGACGGCCTGATGCTGGCCTGCCTGCTGGATGACGAGGACCGCTCCGCCGCCCTGACCACCCGGCTGAACACGTCCACGGCGGAGGTCATCTGGCACAACCTCCTCGCTGCCCGCCGCGTGACACCACGCTTCGCCCAGCCCACGGTGGTCGCTCTGCTGGGCATCGCCTCATGGTTGTCCGGGCACGGCGCGCAGGCCACAGCGTGCATCGAGCAGATGGCCACCCTCAACCCCACCCATCCCATCGGAATGCTCCTGGCGAGCGTCCACCAGCACGGCATCCCGCCCCAGAGATGGGACGAATAG
- the leuS gene encoding leucine--tRNA ligase → MSQEAVQYDKVQAQEKWQAFWEEDETFRPLDDGSRERRYVLDMFPYPSGDLHMGHAEAYAMGDVVSRYWRLRGYDVMHPIGWDSFGLPAENAAIKADAHPATWTYNNIETQVRSFKRYGLSLDWSRRLHTSDEEYYRWTQWLFNRFYERGLAYRKDSFVNWCPQDQTVLANEQVIDGRCERCKSEVTKRKLNQWYFKTTEYAQELLDDMSLLEDGWPDHVLAMQRNWIGRSEGAHVDFTVEGREKPITVFTTRPDTLFGATFMVVAPDGELAAELVTDEQRPAFEAYVEQVKRTTEIQRQSTENEKTGVWLGVHATNPVNGEQVPIWAADYVLADYGTGAIMAVPAHDQRDLDFARKFGLPVRTVLDVDGTNPEETGIATVGDGAYLNSGVLNGLTDKASGVARITEQLEAEGRGTGTVQFRLRDWLLSRQRFWGCPIPVVHCEKCGEVPVPDDQLPVRLPDLRGSALAPKGTSPLASATDWVNTECPTCGGPAKRDTDTMDTFVDSSWYYFRYCSPGYTEGPFNPEDVAKWMPVAQYVGGVEHAILHLLYMRFFSKVLRDMGLVSFDEPMLRLLNQGQVINEGRAMSKSLGNGVDLGKQIDEFGVDAVRLTMIFAGPPEDDIDWAEVSPGSSLKFLQRAYRLAADVDSQPGVDFAQGDPQLRKATHKAITEITQLLDGGRFNVAVARTMELVNATRKTIDSGAGGGDPAVREAVEFVAQALSVVSPYVAEEMWELLGQPPSVANSAWPTADPALTLDDTVTMVVQIQGKVRGKLEVPADITEEDALAVALADDAVQRSLAGREIVKVIARLPKMLSLVPGE, encoded by the coding sequence GTGAGCCAAGAGGCTGTGCAGTACGACAAGGTGCAGGCCCAGGAGAAGTGGCAGGCATTCTGGGAGGAGGACGAGACCTTCCGGCCGCTGGATGACGGCAGCCGCGAACGTCGCTACGTCCTCGACATGTTCCCGTACCCCTCCGGAGACCTCCACATGGGCCACGCCGAGGCTTATGCGATGGGCGATGTCGTCTCCCGCTACTGGCGGTTGCGCGGCTACGACGTCATGCATCCCATCGGCTGGGACTCGTTCGGGCTGCCCGCGGAGAACGCGGCCATCAAGGCAGATGCGCACCCCGCCACCTGGACGTACAACAACATCGAGACCCAGGTGCGCTCCTTCAAGCGCTACGGCCTGAGCCTCGACTGGTCACGGCGCCTCCACACCTCGGACGAGGAGTATTACCGCTGGACGCAGTGGCTGTTCAACCGCTTCTACGAGCGGGGACTCGCCTACCGCAAGGACTCCTTCGTCAACTGGTGCCCGCAGGACCAGACGGTGCTGGCCAACGAGCAGGTCATCGACGGCCGCTGCGAGCGCTGCAAGTCCGAGGTCACCAAGCGCAAGCTCAACCAGTGGTACTTCAAGACCACGGAATACGCCCAGGAACTCCTCGACGACATGTCGCTGCTCGAGGACGGCTGGCCGGACCACGTGCTGGCCATGCAGCGCAACTGGATCGGCCGCTCCGAGGGCGCGCACGTCGACTTCACCGTCGAGGGTCGTGAGAAGCCCATCACCGTGTTCACGACGCGTCCGGACACGCTGTTCGGCGCGACGTTCATGGTGGTGGCCCCCGACGGCGAGCTCGCCGCAGAGCTGGTGACCGACGAGCAGCGCCCCGCGTTCGAGGCGTACGTCGAGCAGGTGAAGCGGACCACGGAGATCCAGCGCCAGTCCACGGAGAACGAGAAGACCGGCGTGTGGCTCGGCGTCCACGCCACCAACCCCGTCAACGGCGAGCAGGTGCCGATCTGGGCCGCAGATTACGTGCTGGCCGATTACGGCACCGGCGCGATCATGGCCGTGCCGGCCCACGACCAGCGCGACCTCGATTTCGCGCGCAAGTTCGGTCTGCCGGTGCGCACCGTGCTCGATGTCGACGGCACCAACCCTGAAGAGACCGGCATCGCCACCGTCGGCGACGGTGCCTACCTCAACTCGGGGGTCCTGAACGGTCTCACGGACAAGGCCTCCGGCGTCGCCCGCATCACGGAGCAGCTTGAGGCCGAGGGCAGGGGCACCGGCACCGTGCAGTTCCGGCTTCGCGACTGGCTGCTGTCGCGCCAGCGCTTCTGGGGCTGCCCCATCCCTGTGGTCCACTGCGAGAAGTGCGGCGAGGTCCCCGTGCCCGACGACCAGTTGCCGGTACGGCTGCCGGATCTGCGCGGCTCCGCGTTGGCACCGAAGGGCACTTCCCCGCTGGCCTCGGCCACCGACTGGGTCAACACTGAGTGCCCCACGTGTGGTGGCCCGGCCAAGCGCGACACCGACACGATGGACACGTTCGTCGACTCGTCCTGGTACTACTTCCGCTACTGCTCGCCCGGGTACACCGAGGGCCCCTTCAACCCTGAAGACGTGGCGAAGTGGATGCCGGTGGCGCAGTACGTGGGCGGCGTCGAGCACGCCATCCTGCACCTGCTGTACATGCGGTTCTTTTCGAAGGTGCTGCGCGACATGGGGCTGGTCTCGTTCGACGAGCCCATGCTGCGACTGCTGAACCAGGGCCAGGTCATCAACGAGGGCAGGGCGATGAGCAAGTCGCTCGGCAACGGCGTCGACCTGGGTAAGCAGATCGACGAGTTCGGCGTGGACGCCGTGCGTCTCACGATGATCTTCGCCGGCCCGCCGGAGGACGACATCGACTGGGCCGAGGTCTCCCCGGGATCCAGCCTGAAGTTCCTCCAGCGCGCCTACCGCCTGGCCGCAGACGTCGACTCCCAGCCGGGCGTCGACTTCGCGCAGGGTGACCCGCAGCTGCGCAAGGCCACCCACAAGGCCATCACGGAGATCACCCAGCTGCTCGACGGCGGGCGCTTCAACGTGGCTGTCGCGCGCACCATGGAGCTGGTCAACGCCACCCGCAAGACGATCGATTCCGGCGCCGGCGGCGGTGATCCCGCAGTGCGGGAGGCCGTCGAATTCGTCGCCCAGGCGCTGAGCGTCGTGTCGCCGTATGTGGCGGAGGAGATGTGGGAGCTGCTCGGCCAGCCACCGTCGGTGGCCAACAGCGCCTGGCCCACGGCTGATCCTGCCCTCACCCTCGACGACACCGTCACGATGGTGGTCCAGATCCAGGGCAAGGTGCGCGGCAAGCTCGAGGTTCCGGCCGACATCACGGAGGAGGACGCCCTCGCGGTGGCCCTCGCCGACGATGCTGTCCAGCGCTCGCTGGCCGGCCGCGAGATCGTCAAGGTCATCGCCCGTCTGCCCAAGATGCTGAGCCTCGTCCCGGGCGAGTAG
- the holA gene encoding DNA polymerase III subunit delta, protein MTSSPFGTAILISGPEQLLAQRVVAEIRSRALAAHPEAGINEIHATELEDSMLSEVIGGSLFSSHTLAVIDDVGSTPASVVDQLVAAASNPPEELCLILLHPGGVKGKGLIDKLKKAKVPVETVAALKPWEVPGFVAAEAKRQRIRMQADGAEELVAAVGHDLRALASAIDQLVADSGANEIDAALVRRYFAGRAEVSGFAVADAVVAGNATLAMERLRWALETGVAPVLITSAVASSFRGLAKYLDAQNSRLRGADLAREIGVPPFKLKDYARASNTWQVGGVAEAIRLIARGDAEVKGAATDAAFALERMVLGVLQQRRR, encoded by the coding sequence ATGACTTCGTCCCCGTTCGGCACGGCCATCCTCATCTCCGGTCCGGAACAGCTGCTGGCGCAGCGCGTCGTGGCCGAGATCAGGTCCAGGGCGTTGGCCGCGCATCCTGAGGCGGGGATCAATGAGATCCACGCCACGGAGCTCGAGGATTCGATGCTCTCGGAGGTGATCGGCGGCTCGCTCTTCTCCAGCCACACGCTGGCGGTGATCGACGACGTGGGCTCCACCCCGGCGTCGGTGGTGGACCAGTTGGTTGCCGCCGCGTCCAACCCGCCAGAGGAACTCTGCCTCATCCTGCTGCACCCCGGCGGCGTGAAGGGCAAGGGCCTCATCGACAAGTTGAAGAAGGCCAAGGTGCCCGTGGAGACGGTAGCGGCCCTCAAGCCCTGGGAGGTGCCCGGTTTCGTCGCGGCGGAAGCCAAACGGCAGCGCATCCGGATGCAGGCTGATGGGGCCGAGGAACTGGTGGCCGCCGTCGGCCATGACCTGCGGGCCCTGGCCTCGGCCATCGATCAGCTCGTCGCTGATTCCGGTGCCAACGAGATCGACGCGGCCCTGGTGCGCCGCTACTTCGCGGGACGGGCAGAGGTCTCCGGTTTCGCGGTGGCAGATGCGGTGGTCGCCGGCAACGCCACCCTCGCCATGGAGCGGTTGCGCTGGGCGCTGGAGACCGGCGTGGCGCCCGTGCTGATCACCAGTGCGGTGGCCAGTTCGTTCCGCGGGTTGGCGAAGTATCTCGACGCCCAGAACAGCCGGCTGCGGGGCGCAGATCTGGCCCGCGAGATCGGGGTGCCCCCGTTCAAGCTCAAGGATTACGCCCGGGCGTCGAACACCTGGCAGGTGGGTGGGGTCGCGGAGGCTATCAGGCTCATCGCCCGCGGTGACGCGGAGGTCAAGGGCGCCGCCACGGACGCTGCGTTCGCGCTCGAGCGAATGGTGTTGGGCGTGCTGCAGCAGCGTCGTCGCTGA
- a CDS encoding helix-hairpin-helix domain-containing protein has translation MQHTDAEEMARARLAYVSAGRPSLGAPRRALHEPPVPEPPLLSRPLPAEPTSPASAGPPPAATTSRVPTLTVKHLVVVAVLLLCGVGVAVAALGRSAATEVPIAPVTVSAAPVEPSSPAPVKMLRVHVAGAVAEPGVVELPEGTIVQDAILAAGGLAADADPAELNLAAQVSDGMQIVIGTVGKPKGDLVGAEPPHAGAAGGAAAGGVVDLNAATAGELESLPGVGPVTAGAIIGWRDEHGPFTAVEELQEISGIGPKTFQKLQPLVTVGS, from the coding sequence ATGCAGCACACCGATGCGGAGGAGATGGCCCGCGCCCGGCTCGCCTACGTGAGCGCCGGCAGGCCCTCTCTGGGCGCGCCCCGGCGTGCCCTCCACGAACCCCCGGTGCCTGAGCCTCCCCTCCTGTCGCGGCCGCTGCCGGCTGAGCCCACCTCACCCGCGTCAGCCGGGCCGCCACCGGCGGCCACCACCAGCCGGGTGCCAACGTTGACCGTCAAGCACCTGGTGGTCGTCGCCGTGCTCCTCCTCTGCGGCGTGGGGGTGGCCGTCGCTGCACTCGGCCGCAGTGCGGCGACGGAAGTGCCCATTGCGCCCGTCACGGTCAGCGCGGCCCCGGTGGAACCGTCGTCGCCCGCCCCGGTGAAGATGCTGCGGGTCCACGTTGCGGGCGCGGTCGCTGAGCCAGGCGTCGTCGAACTGCCGGAGGGCACCATCGTCCAGGACGCCATCCTCGCGGCAGGCGGCCTGGCCGCCGACGCAGACCCGGCCGAACTCAACCTCGCAGCCCAGGTGTCCGACGGAATGCAGATCGTCATCGGTACCGTCGGGAAACCCAAGGGCGACCTGGTGGGCGCCGAGCCTCCGCACGCGGGGGCCGCTGGCGGTGCGGCGGCAGGGGGAGTGGTGGACCTGAACGCGGCCACTGCTGGTGAGCTCGAGTCGCTTCCCGGAGTTGGCCCCGTGACCGCCGGCGCAATCATCGGCTGGCGTGACGAGCACGGGCCCTTCACCGCCGTGGAGGAGCTACAGGAGATCAGTGGCATCGGCCCGAAGACCTTCCAGAAGCTCCAGCCGCTGGTCACCGTCGGCTCCTGA
- a CDS encoding carbohydrate kinase: protein MRFVVCGEALIDLMPEEQLSPAESRWIARSGGGPFNTATALAKLGEDVHFLGRLSSDSFGRQLRSHLETAGVQLDLAVPTDEATSVAVVSLDVEGRASYFFHFDQTSNFNWRRDEFPTVAPQDWLHFGSIGSVIGPGAKHVLDFVRGTEAAVSFDINVRPSTLPDRAEYFGLVSDLMTAVGRNGGIVKASDEDIAWLVDDDSDPLAYAGAWAEEHDLAMFIVTLGPDGAAAVKPDGRVVRVPGHSVGVIDTVGAGDTFMAGFLSAYAHHPDDVAGALDRGTAAAAIVCTRKGAQPPTSAEVDAFLAI, encoded by the coding sequence ATGCGTTTTGTGGTGTGTGGCGAAGCCCTCATTGATCTGATGCCGGAAGAACAGCTTTCCCCAGCCGAGAGCCGGTGGATCGCCCGGTCCGGGGGCGGCCCGTTCAACACGGCCACCGCACTGGCCAAGCTGGGGGAGGACGTCCACTTCCTGGGTCGCCTGAGTTCGGATTCCTTCGGCCGCCAACTGCGCAGCCACCTGGAGACGGCAGGGGTGCAACTGGACCTGGCGGTCCCCACCGATGAAGCGACGTCGGTTGCCGTGGTTTCCCTCGACGTGGAGGGGAGGGCCAGCTACTTCTTCCACTTCGATCAGACGTCGAACTTCAACTGGCGCAGGGACGAGTTCCCCACCGTCGCTCCGCAGGACTGGCTGCACTTCGGCTCCATCGGCTCGGTCATCGGCCCAGGGGCCAAGCACGTCCTCGACTTCGTGCGCGGCACTGAGGCGGCCGTCAGCTTCGACATCAATGTGCGCCCCTCCACGCTGCCTGACCGCGCCGAGTACTTCGGGCTGGTTTCAGACCTGATGACGGCCGTGGGGCGCAACGGGGGCATCGTCAAGGCCAGCGACGAGGACATCGCCTGGTTGGTCGACGACGACTCGGATCCGCTGGCCTACGCGGGAGCCTGGGCAGAGGAACACGACCTGGCCATGTTCATCGTCACGCTCGGCCCGGATGGGGCCGCCGCGGTCAAGCCGGACGGCAGAGTGGTACGCGTGCCGGGCCACTCCGTCGGCGTCATCGACACCGTGGGCGCGGGCGACACCTTCATGGCTGGGTTCCTCTCCGCCTACGCCCACCACCCCGACGACGTGGCCGGTGCGCTGGATAGGGGCACCGCCGCCGCCGCGATCGTCTGCACCCGCAAGGGCGCGCAGCCCCCGACCTCCGCCGAGGTGGACGCGTTCCTGGCGATATAG